The following proteins are encoded in a genomic region of Schistocerca serialis cubense isolate TAMUIC-IGC-003099 chromosome 9, iqSchSeri2.2, whole genome shotgun sequence:
- the LOC126419828 gene encoding protease inhibitors-like: MKFALSFCAVFLLLVALVQADQGCTFGQTKSEDCNACICTASGEWACTGMKCRAKRDISCEPGVEFMDQCNSCKCGPDGLSASCTANTCNNY; the protein is encoded by the exons ATGAAGTTCGCACTCTCCTTCTGCGCGGTGTTCCTGCTGCTCGTCGCACTGGTCCAGGCCGACCAGG GTTGCACCTTTGGCCAGACAAAGAGCGAGGACTGCAATGCGTGCATCTGCACCGCCAGCGGCGAGTGGGCCTGCACCGGGATGAAGTGCCGCGCCAAGAGAG ATATTAGCTGCGAACCAGGCGTGGAATTCATGGATCAGTGTAACTCCTGCAAATGTGGACCAGATGGGTTGTCAGCCTCCTGTACCGCCAACACCTGCAATAACTATTAG